The genomic window AATGGGATAAAATCTAAATCAAGTCTTTTAGGGGGAATGTTAAATGAAGAGGTAAATAAATGACCGATTACAATCGGACTTTCCGCATTGATAagtttcaaaataattaaacaatctaaatgctattcCAGGGTATGAAATtataacttgttacctacatcttgcagaaaaccccatttaatttagttcagtggtcacggagaaatgtggatctttgtaaagcatgtcacaGGTTCCtttcttccaagtttggcacgtggatgctcttggcatccatatgaatgaaaatattttactcACAACTGACGGGGCAACgaacaaatgaattcaaattctgtgcaggaaggaggaagaagaaggagctCAATCCAGTCTTCCATGAGTTAATAATGTAATATCTttctttaatcattcatttttgCACCTTACCAACGTCTGCAAAACTCcgaaatctgcttccttttggATGTAACTCAGTATTCATTTtgttagttgaaaatgaaaagaaacaagcagtcactttttcaaaagagatatttttgtgtgagaacacaatgaacaacttcgTATTTGTAAGGCATGAACACAATGGACAACGCGTCTCTgggaagggacttctgacatACTTTACAAAGATCCATATTTCTCCGTGACCACTGAAGAGttttaaatggggttttctgcaaaatgaatgtaaaaagttATAATTTCATACCCTGGAATAGCATTtagtttgtttaattattttgaaactTATCAATGCGGAAAGTCCGATTGTAATCGGTCATTTATTTACCTCTTCATTTAACATCCCCCCTAAAAGACTAACAGCTCAAATATGGTATAATGCaactttattgtgaaaaaattgtGAAATAGAGGGAAAATTTGGAAATGACTGAAAGCAGTGATTCTAAAATGAATAACATATATCCAATTTCTATTCTTTCATTATCAATGTCTTCTGTGAATTATGTAATTTGATGctttttttctattaaaattGGCTGAGACTGAATCAATTCCTggtttaaatatatttatttaaacttAAGACTACCCTTAATCTCTTCAGTAAATGCTATTTTTATCTACTGACTGCAGCTCTGTTTACATGGGACAAGtattcatgaaatatttgcacgAGATAatcaaagtctgtttttttacttGAATCTGTTGGAATTATTCCCTGGTTCTGATGTCAAGAGCAGGTTCACCACTATTAGAAAAATATCACTCGCAACCAGGATGTGGATTTAATCAGGTGATTTATTCTTGGAAGAAGGAGGGAAGAGTTtgacaaatccaaactcaaaggaCTGTCTCCTCAGGTCTCAGTCTGACAGTTGTGGAAAAACAATGCAAGGTCTGTCTGGAACATAGTTATGTCTGTCATCCTGGGATCTGTGTTACTTTGGATTATGGCATATCTCTACCAAGGCTGCAATGGTTATTTTCTCTAAATGACAAGAGTTTAACACATGGCCGAGGCCTTGGTACTTTTCTGAGATCACACATGAATGAACACTTGAACACTGTCGAACTAAATTCATTCGAATGGCATTTGAGTTTTCTTAaacttaaaagggtcatattttgctaaaactacttttattagtctttggttcatttatttgtgtatttggaccctaatagttcataaagtttgaatttgaaccctccaggtgctgcaaagctatctttatattcagtttggcaaaaatcaagtggatttctacaacctgttttaattcctgcttaatttcttacgtctataattagttaTAGCAGgaataacatttgcacatataaggtcaagacttcagatgaacatttctcagagtatgccataacTGTGTATCAGCAGAagtggttgtagtccacactgaaaatatgtccaaacttggaggcgattacctaaaatgttcagttgttggttgtattaatgagcacaagtggctgaacggggtggaagatggacctgtggagttgaattaatgaagaattcagacccaagcaaagcatttacagtttaggtagaccacagggaaatgttttaaaatgcataattccatttaaaaaaagcaaaatatgatccctttaacaCACTTACAGACAGAACACTGTCCTTATAGTAGCTGTCACCCATCTCTgtatcatataataatgataataacaataatggatcagatttataTAGTGGTTTTCTattaacacatactcaaagcacacacagtggatccattctttattcactcacacattcccactctggtggtggtaaactacatatgtaaccccagctgccctggggcaggctgacagaagcatgacTGCCAATTCATGCCTACGACGCcttcgaccaccaccgaacattcacacattcattcagagtagcagcactggaggcaaggaggatgaGATGTCTTGCtgaaggacacaacggcacatgagtaggacagagcaggattccaACCACCGACCCTTTTGTtactggacaacccactctaccttcCAAGCCATGGCTTCCcccaatatgataataataatcataataataataataataataataataataataataataataataataatatccatgCTACTTCATGACATGAGCCTCCTGACTTTAACCTAAAAACATTTTTTGACAACTTGGTAGAATCATACATTTTGTCATTTCTTCATCCTGTGCAACTGTGTTCATAAGTGACATAATAAGTCACAGTAAATGTTTATGTAGGAATACTGAAACCTGATATGATGATCAGGCCAGTTTATTGTTCTAATTCATGGCATTTCTTCCCTTCTGTAAACATTAGAGTCCAGATAACATCCAGTACTTCCCTTCTAAATTACAGGCAGAGGTACTGTATAGTTTTATGCAAATGCTAAAATAAGCTGAAGAGAAAACAGAGAGGTCCTCACATCATCAGACATTTATTAGGTCGAAGGAAAATGGAAGTTGATATACCGTGATGTCAAATCAGACCTCACCAAGAAAGTTAGGTTTCAACCAAATGAAGGAAGCAACAAAGAAGCGAGTGACAAAAATGTAAAGGATTATGTGGATAGTGTGAAGATTTATAACAACTACTGGGCAGAGGGGAACTCACCTCCTACAGTACAGGACAACACCACTGAGGACCAACAGCAGAGTATGTATATACACCTGTGTAACGGCTTATACagttaaataatgtgtttttaagCTCATCTTCATATTTGCTGTACAGATGAAGACAATAAGTCAtttaaaatacagggtgtcccataagtctccatacataggagacataatacaaatggttctaacatgtatttctttatatttcttctttatagttcttcagcagtggaggacacgcattgaaatgtgttcccgacaaaatggcagtcatatagagcatattatataaataaaaatggtttatgtcaagaaacgtttatttttcctatgtgtggacacttatgggacaccctgtacatgacCAAGTCAACCAACAGTGTAAAAAGTAATGAGGTCACTCAATAGTTCTACTTAATGTCATTTCTTTTCTTCCCTTTTTGGTTAAATCTCACACTTCCCTCCCTCTAAAAAACAGGTAGATGTACTGCATAGTTATACAGAAGTCATGAACAGGACCTTCCATTTTAACTGGATTCATACATAGAGAGAAAAGGTGACATACTGTGATGTCTGAGGATATCTATGCCAAACCAGACCTCACCAAGAAAGTTAGGTTTCAAAGAAATGAGGCTGGCAATGAAGAAGAGAGTGACAAAAATATAAAGGATTATGTGGATAGTGTGAAGATTTATGACAACTTCTGGGCAGAGGGGAACTCACCTCCTACAGTAGAGGACAACACCACTGAGGACCAACAGCAGAGTATGTATATACACCTGTGTAACGGCTTATACagttaaataatgtgtttttaagCTCATCTTCATATTTGagtatgggtgcttctgtgaaactgggttcattttggtacctgccagcttttttagactcaataataaaagagaaatttagacgtatttcccctgaggatgtacctaatgatgacctcagataaatgcaaaaaaaaattatactcttgctctgagccatcccaaaattaatgaatttttttaactaaaatatttgggctaaaaataggaccaaaattgggacagtgcATTGGATCTGGAcaacatggtttgaaatggtcttatttaCCGCTGTTAAATTTGGTGATTCTTGTGGTTTTTCGAATCCAGACAtgcagatttttcatgaatctcagtctcattgtaggttttgtgtgtaacccatcgtgtccactggcgttacatacagaagctgcccatttaaacacaaataaatcatgaatgattttggaatagCGGTCATTTTTGTTAAACAGTCTGCTTTGcaaaattagttcaattcccaaaatgtacctgtgagagaataaaaagatatttaaaactagaaaagcactcagagagcgcagatctccgccaaggcagatcagtcctgtCCCCcgtcccccccccgatcaccaccaaaatttaatcatttgtttcttgcaccagtattaacatttcctgaaactttcatccactttttgactttttgagttatcttgcaaacggacagacagacaaacagacagacagacatacgccggcaaaaacacaacctccttggcagaggtaaaaatagtagcacataatttttgtgtccttttgactttTTCATGTGtggatttttatacaaaaatattgcaaaacaatttaaaaatgtgtctcatctgaaaaattgtttctttttttaatctcagaaagaatttttttttttaaatagatccaagtgtattatatgtcttatgtttaagtgttttgtttatttattttcttctgtttgacattcatgttcgaaataaatacatcagtcaatcaatcagtcaatcaatcaatcaatcaaccaatcaatcaatcaatcaatcaaaaaatagatccaaagtgcttccaaacttgcttcataacattagtctgcatctggttggaatttttaaCTCCCATGTCCTGTtcttaagtaagtaagtaagtaagtaagtaaattttatttatagagcacttttcacagacagagtcacaaagtgctttatcattcaaatcagaatcaaattacgtttacagagacccaacagaatccttcaggagcaaacacttgtgattggtgacagtggcgaggaaaaacttccctttaacgggcagaaacctcgagcagacccagactcctgaaggatggctgtctgccttgaccagttggggttaaagagagagagagagagtaaaggaggagacaagagagagcgatagagatatagagagactggggggggggggggggggggggggcgggatgacacatggagtatgttatgatgaatacatagtgtaatcagtttgtggtggtcctgggtcaggtgggagactaaaaagcctttttgaacaggagggttttgaggtgtttcttaaagctctctacagagtccatggaccgtaggtgtagaggcaggtcattccatagacgtggtgccacagctttaaaagacctgtcaccgcgtgtgctaaaacaggtgcgtggaaccatcagcaggtgctgtcctgaagacctcaagctacgagtcgagctgcaGGGCTGGATCagagaagcaatgtatgcaggggcctggccatgtagagcccggaaagttagcacaagaattttgaaatgatgacgatatagaacagggagccagtggagagatttaagaatgggagtgatgtgggttctcctgtttgtgcgggtcagaagcctggcagcagagttctggacaaactgtagacgagccagctccttcttgtagggaccagtttcataaaagcacccatatGTAAAAGAAATTAATACTATTTTTAATAATTATCAtctgtttatttatgttcatAGTTAATTCTGTCGATGTGAATTCAGAGAAGAGAAACTACGTCAAAACTGCTTTACTGCTCTTGGGActgctgtgttttctcctcctggTTGCTGTCATTGTCTTAATGAGCATCAGTAAGTTTTTGATCTTCATTCAACCAGTGGAAATACTGAGCCCAAATATAAAATATGATACATGGTGTAAATATGTAATCCTTGGTTTCCTGTGATTCAATTTCATTCAAGGCATAGCCAGTTGGCGCTCAGAAAGAAATCTGAGAATGGAGCTTCAGGAAAGCAATGGA from Sphaeramia orbicularis chromosome 1, fSphaOr1.1, whole genome shotgun sequence includes these protein-coding regions:
- the LOC115429363 gene encoding uncharacterized protein LOC115429363 isoform X1, which encodes MSEDIYAKPDLTKKVRFQRNEAGNEEESDKNIKDYVDSVKIYDNFWAEGNSPPTVEDNTTEDQQQINSVDVNSEKRNYVKTALLLLGLLCFLLLVAVIVLMSISIASWRSERNLRMELQESNGNLERSNQNLTKRSRLLEDEKTNLTIERDQLEAINTNLTKERDELHKQLLEASSCPDFWTRFGGHCYFIPNSKKNLACQQTGL
- the LOC115429363 gene encoding uncharacterized protein LOC115429363 isoform X2 → MSEDIYAKPDLTKKVRFQRNEAGNEEESDKNIKDYVDSVKIYDNFWAEGNSPPTVEDNTTEDQQQINSVDVNSEKRNYVKTALLLLGLLCFLLLVAVIVLMSISIASWRSERNLRMELQESNGNLERSNQNLTKRSRLLEDEKTNLTIERDQLEAINTNLTKERDELHKQLLEIHQLIEAAFVDWSE